Proteins encoded together in one Balaenoptera musculus isolate JJ_BM4_2016_0621 chromosome 6, mBalMus1.pri.v3, whole genome shotgun sequence window:
- the LOC118896917 gene encoding ATP synthase subunit ATP5MPL, mitochondrial-like, with amino-acid sequence MPQSLIKHTWVPRKPYSTQVYRKIWGRMGLMGSISYKLMSADERSKALKAWGPAPAYGHSTG; translated from the exons ATGCCTCAAAGCCTTATTAAACACACTTGGGTCCCCAGGAAGCCCTACTCTACCCAAGTTTACCGGAAGATTTGGGGAAGAATGGGGTTGATGGGCTCCATCAGTTATAAGCTCATGAGTGCTGATGAAAGAAGCAAAGCTCTGAAAGCCTGGGGTCCCGCGCCTGCTTACGGCCACT CCACCGGGTGA